From Elusimicrobiota bacterium:
CCATGCCTAAACCAGAATCAAATATGTAATCATAAAACAGGTCACCACCGACCCCGTGGGACCTCACCGACTCCCATGGCTTTCTTTCTCCCAATAGATATCCACCACGAATCCCAATTCCATGCCATCTTTTGAGTTTTGCTATGTCATAAAATTTTTCTTTGTAGACATCTCTTACCAGTTTTTCAGCAAGTTTTTCTACTACTTTATTAATATCTTTTACTTCCTCAAATTTCATTTTTTCAGAAATAATTATCTCGCCTGTTTCAACATCAACTATATTTGCAGTGAGGTATCTCAACTCCTCTAATTTGGAATAAAGTCCAATAACCATCAACTGAACATTCAGGACTTTTCCTATCTGCACCGCACAGATTTGGTCAGTACAGCCGGTGTATTGAAATTTTTGTTCTTCCAGAATTTTTGTCATATTTGTCTTGTCAACAACCTTAAAACATTCTTTTTTAACCAACTCAGTTCGCAAAAAATCAGAAATTATTGCGGCATCCGAAGCCGATGTGTTTTGTGCACCGAAGTCAATCACTGCTATCGTTTTTATTTCGGTGCAGAAACCAATTGAACAAACGCAACTCCAAATCAATATAGCGATACTAAATTTTCTCATAATTCCTTCACTTGCTCAGTTAGCTAAATGAGCAACTATCTGCTTTCTTTACAAATTTTTAATATCGCAAGATTAATCCTTTTGTTTTTATCCAAATTTAGCGAAAAATAAATCCATCTGCTTGTTTGGCGTTTTTTTAACAAACCAACATTTTCCAATTTCAGTAAATGTCTTGAGACGGATGGCAAACTCAAATTCAATTCATTAGCAATGCTGTTAACTGTCATCTCATCTTTTTTGCCAAGCATTCTTATGATTCTTACCCGTCTCTCATTTGCCACTGCCTTAAAGATTTTTGTCGCTAAATCCATACATTCCTCACTTGCTCATTTAGCTAAATGAACAAACCTCCTTTTTTTATAAAATTCTTCTCAAAATCAAAATCAGAAAAATCATTCCAATACAGCCTAATATAGAATTATACTCTTTATTTTTAAGAATTGCAAGAGATATGTTAAATTTCTCATCTTCTAAACCAAATGCTGTTATCCGTGGCAGCCAGCGTCTTACATTTTTTTTGTATTCAAGATATTTTTCACCAAAAATTTCGGTTAATTTTTTTTCTTCGTATTTAACTTGAAATGTATAAACTATCCCAAAACTTATCAATATCAAAATTAGAACAAAAAAATTTCCAATAAAAAGTGCAAAACCAACTCCTATCAAAAACGAACCAATATACAATGGATTCCTAACATATCTGTATGGTCCCACAATAGAAAGAACTTTATTTTTTCTGATATAACCCGCAGACCATATTCTTATTGATTCACCACAAAGAATAAAGATAATTGCCCAATAAAAAACTTTTTCAGATTTTAGCCCGAACAAAACAACTATTATAGCAAACAAAAATGCAATAATTCTGCGAAGAGTATTAACCATTTTTACTACTAAATTCTTTTAAAATGATGTTAGTTGCCCGTTTAGTTGCTCCTGTGTTACCCAATTTCTGCCTTGTTTCGGCAATTTCAGTTCTCATTTTTTCTAAGATTGGCTTGTTTTTCAAGATTTCAAAACATTTTTCTGCGATTTTTTCAGCAGTTATATTATTTTGAGTCAGTTCCGGACAAATTTCTCGTCCCGCCAATACATTTGACATACCGATAAATTTCACATTTATCAAATTTTTAACAATCTGATAAGTAAGCCAAGATGTCTTGTAGCAAATCACCATTGGCACGCCTAAAATCATATTTTCTACGGTTGCAGTACCTGATGAGGTGATACAAAGGTTTATTTTTGCTCTTTTTTCATAATCACCGTGCATAACAAACTCAATCATATCACTGTATAATGCAAAGTTATTTATGATATAATGTTTGATTCTGTCAGAAAATACAGGAATAATCAATTTAGCATCAGGAAATTCTTTAATTATCAATTGAAATGCCTGAAAAAATGGAACAAAATGATTATTTATTTCTTGAATTCTGGAGCCAGGCATTATGCCGATTATTAGGCGATTAGACGATTGGGCGATTGGGCGATTAGGAATAACATCTAATAGTGGATGTCCGACAAATTCGCAAGGAACACCTGCTTTTTCATAGATTTTTTTTTCAAATGGAAAGATAACCAGCATTTTTTTGACATATTTTTTGATTTTTTGAACTCTCCCGCCTCTTGTTGCCCAAACCTGCGGTGAAATGTAGTAAATTACCGGAATTTTGTTTTGTTTTGCTAGTTTGGCAAGATAGATATTAAAGCCATAATAGTCAATTATAATAAGACCTGTTGGCTTTTCGTTAATAAAAAATTTTTCTGCAATATCAGAATTTTTTTTTAATCTGCAAAAATTTCTCAATGGCTCCCAGAAACCGATAATTGAATCATCGGCAATTTTGTCAAAAATGTTTGAAACGGATGCCATTTTACCACCACCAAACCCAAAAACTTCAACCTCTGGATTCTGGGATTTGAGTTCTTTTACTAGATTAGAACCATGCAAATCACCTGACGGGTCTCCAGCGGATATAAAAATTTTCATTTTCACACTTGCTCATTTAGCTAAATGAGCAACTATCGTTCATTCTTAAAATTTGATTTTCAGTTCAATTATTTTTTAAGTGACTTGCAGTTTTTTAAGAATTTCAATTGCAACTTCCAATGCATCTCTGCCATGCTCGCCAGTAACGAGTGGTTTCTTGCCTGTTTTTGCACAATTTATGAAATGCTCAAGTTCCTGTTTAAGCGGCTCTTCAGCATTCAGTTTCGGCTTGATAATTTCAATATCTGACATAGAATGTACAATATCAGATTTTTTTCTATAGATTTTTAGCGACTGACCGATGTAATCAAGCGAGATATAACAGTCGTCCTGAAAAATTCGTATTTTTCTGAATTTTTCTAATGATACTCGGGATGCCGATATATTTGCAACGCAACCGTTTTCAAACTTAAGCCGAACATTTGCAATATCCTCATTTTGAGACAAAACCTTTGCTCCAATTACATCCATTTGTATAATTTTTGAATTAACAAGCGTCAGAATAATATCAATATCGTGAATCATCAAATCCATCACAATACTGATATGAGCAACGCGTGGGTCATACAGACCCAGCCGCTGTGCCTCAATAAATTTTGGCTGTTTTATGTATTTTTGTGCTTCAATTACCGCTGCGTTAAATCTTTCAATGTGTCCGATTTGAAGAATTATATTTTTTTCGTTAGCGATTTTCAGAAGTTCCTCAGCATGTAAAACATTATCTGTAATAGGTTTTTCAATA
This genomic window contains:
- a CDS encoding CsgG/HfaB family protein — encoded protein: MRKFSIAILIWSCVCSIGFCTEIKTIAVIDFGAQNTSASDAAIISDFLRTELVKKECFKVVDKTNMTKILEEQKFQYTGCTDQICAVQIGKVLNVQLMVIGLYSKLEELRYLTANIVDVETGEIIISEKMKFEEVKDINKVVEKLAEKLVRDVYKEKFYDIAKLKRWHGIGIRGGYLLGERKPWESVRSHGVGGDLFYDYIFDSGLGMELNLGFYTRFYPQSYVTEINYFLPIVVNYHLLFEKSISPFLGIGLHYWWRRWDGENGANFMLTGGMSTFLSQRVKLSFAVKHFLTGSMNNLDATVVGGGIIYPEKCVKTLFFDS
- a CDS encoding metalloregulator ArsR/SmtB family transcription factor, which codes for MDLATKIFKAVANERRVRIIRMLGKKDEMTVNSIANELNLSLPSVSRHLLKLENVGLLKKRQTSRWIYFSLNLDKNKRINLAILKICKESR
- a CDS encoding isoprenylcysteine carboxylmethyltransferase family protein, coding for MVNTLRRIIAFLFAIIVVLFGLKSEKVFYWAIIFILCGESIRIWSAGYIRKNKVLSIVGPYRYVRNPLYIGSFLIGVGFALFIGNFFVLILILISFGIVYTFQVKYEEKKLTEIFGEKYLEYKKNVRRWLPRITAFGLEDEKFNISLAILKNKEYNSILGCIGMIFLILILRRIL
- the lpxB gene encoding lipid-A-disaccharide synthase codes for the protein MKIFISAGDPSGDLHGSNLVKELKSQNPEVEVFGFGGGKMASVSNIFDKIADDSIIGFWEPLRNFCRLKKNSDIAEKFFINEKPTGLIIIDYYGFNIYLAKLAKQNKIPVIYYISPQVWATRGGRVQKIKKYVKKMLVIFPFEKKIYEKAGVPCEFVGHPLLDVIPNRPIAQSSNRLIIGIMPGSRIQEINNHFVPFFQAFQLIIKEFPDAKLIIPVFSDRIKHYIINNFALYSDMIEFVMHGDYEKRAKINLCITSSGTATVENMILGVPMVICYKTSWLTYQIVKNLINVKFIGMSNVLAGREICPELTQNNITAEKIAEKCFEILKNKPILEKMRTEIAETRQKLGNTGATKRATNIILKEFSSKNG
- a CDS encoding Gfo/Idh/MocA family oxidoreductase encodes the protein MKIGVIGVGSLGQHHARIYSQLPEVELFGVCDIDTKRAEKIAKNFNTQSFTDYKELVGKVDAVSIVVPTPLHYIVAKDFLNAGVHCLIEKPITDNVLHAEELLKIANEKNIILQIGHIERFNAAVIEAQKYIKQPKFIEAQRLGLYDPRVAHISIVMDLMIHDIDIILTLVNSKIIQMDVIGAKVLSQNEDIANVRLKFENGCVANISASRVSLEKFRKIRIFQDDCYISLDYIGQSLKIYRKKSDIVHSMSDIEIIKPKLNAEEPLKQELEHFINCAKTGKKPLVTGEHGRDALEVAIEILKKLQVT